Within Thermoplasmata archaeon, the genomic segment TCGGGACCACGTCCGAGCCTTCAAGATCTCCCCTGCTCGTCTCTCCGGATAGCACGAGGATCGTGGCGATACCGGCGAGATTGCCCATCCTGATATCGGTGTAGAGACGATCGCCCACCATGACGGTGCCTTTGGGATCCACTCCCATCTCGCGGGCGGCCATCTCGAGCATCAGCCTGCTCGGTTTCCCGATGACCACTGCTGTAGTCTGGCACATCTGCTCGAACAGCCTTATGAAAGGTCCGATATCGATGTCATAATCGGTCTCCGTAGGACAGACATCGTCGGGATGGGTGGCGATGAGTTCCGCCCCCTTGCAGAGCGCCTTGTACGCCTTGTTGATCTTGTCGTAATCGATGGTGCGGTCGAATGTGAGGTAAACTATGTCGGGATCCTCCTCGACCACGTTGATGCCTGCGGACCTGACCTCCTCGATCACATCCGGGGCACCCACCACATACACCCTTTTACCTGGACGCTCCGAGAGCACGAACCTGATGGTCGCTATGTTGGACGTCAGCACGTTGTCGATCGAGACGTCGAAGCCCATACGGACCAGTTTGTTGTAGTAGTAATCCCTGGAATGGGATGAATTGTTGGTAAGGAACACGAAAGGTATGCCTTTGGCCTTGAGAGCAGCGATGAAATCTGTCGCTCCAGGAATGAGATCCCCGCCCTTGTACACCGTACCGTCCATGTCTATCATGAATCCCGAATATCTCATCTTAGCATCCCTCCAACCATCTCGATGGTCCTGCGCAGCTCCTCGCAGGAGGTCTTGTTGTAGATCGTGGCCGCGGGGTGGAATGTCGGGATGAACTTAACATCCCTGTCCCTCACGCGTATTGTGGTGGGGATGTTGACGATCTCGTCCATCTTTCCCTCGTAGCTCATGAGGTCCCTGCATGCCGATTTCCCCAATCCTATGACGACCTCGGCATCGTAGAGCTCCGATTCGAGAAACGGCCTGCACGCCTGCATCTCCTCATGGGTAGGATCCCTGTTTCCAGGCGGCCTGCATTTGACCGTATTCGTTATCAGGACGTCCGAACGGGAGAATCCCGCATCCTTCATCATGCCTTCCAGGATCTTGCCTGAACGGCCCACGAAGGGCCTTCCCTCGTTGTCCTCGTTCTCTCCCGGAGCCTCGCCCACGAACACTATGCCCGTGTCGTACGTACCGTCGGGGAGCACGATGTTCGTGCGTCCCTCGCACAGCCCGCACAGGCGGCAGTCTGGTTCGGGCCTCATTTCTTTTCCTTCAGGATCTCTGATGCCTTCACCAGGGACAGGAACTTGACACCGATCTCGGCGTAGTTCTCCTCTCCGCCGCTCTCGCGGTCGATGACGGACATCGCGGTGTCCACGACGGCCCCGTTCTCGCGGAGGGTCTTGATGGCGGCGATGCTCGATCCTGCGGTGGTGACAACATCCTCGACAACAAGGACCTTGTCCCCGGGGTTGAGGTCTCCCTCGATGAGCTTCCCGGTACCGTGGTCCTTCTTCTCCTTGCGGACCATGACATACGGGATGCCTGTAGCCAAGGACAATGCCGCAGCCAACGGAACGGATCCGAGTACGACCCCTGCGATCCTGTCGGGACGGAGGTTCTCGTCCTGCATCTTCTCCGCCATGAGAATGGAGATCATGTAGAGCACCTTGGGATTCGTGCTCGCCTTCTTGATATCGATGTAGTATTCGCTCTTGGCACCGGATGCCAATGTGAAGTCCCCGAACTGGAGTGCTCCACAGTCCCTCAATGCTGTTGTCAATTCGCTCATTTGAATCACCACGGCTCCTTCTTGAGCCCCAATTTGAAACCGACTATGTTCGTTATGCGGTGCACGGCGAACATGATCACCAATATGAATATCAGGGCGGCCAGATGCCATCCCTCGATGTAATTCGCGTAGACCCAATCCGGGAAGAAAAGGGCCGTGATCAGAAAGGCTCCTGCCACGAAGTCGTACTGGTCGAGGATGGGCGCCTTCTGCCCCCTCTCCATTCCGAGCCTCCTCTTGATGAACGCTCCCGTCAGGTCTCCGAGCAGGGATCCGAACGCAAGGCAGATCAGGACGCCCAGATTGCTCCAGTACGGTCCGTATCCTCCGTCGTCCCCCACTCCGAAAAGGTTGTTGATGCCTATGATTAGGAAACCGAGCAGGACACCTGTCAGTGCCCCTCCGAAGAATCCTCCCCAGGACTTACCGTCCCCGAATATCCTCTTGCCCTTCCAGGTCTTTCCAAAATCGATCTTGGTCTTTGACATCTTTCCGAAGAATACAGCGGTGGTGTTCGGTATCATCGCCGGGAGGAAAAGCCAAATTCCGAAGAACATGATTCCAATTACTTCTAGGACATCCATAGGCGTACCTTCTGACTCGATATCGGATTCTCATAATAATGGGTATCGTTTTTCTATCCCTTCGTCGATGATGTGAACATGCTCGTATTGGACAGTTCCGCATTCTTTTCGATGGATGCCCTTCCCCAGGAGGACCATGTATGCCCTCCGGGCGTCATCAGGGAACTGCAGAAGTACGAGGATCCCCGCCTCGCTCTCTGGGGCGACATGGTGCATGTGTCGGAGTGCTCTCAGGAATCACTAGCAAAGGTCGAGGAATCAGCCAAGAAGAGCGGTGACCTGGGCAGGCTCTCCCCGGTGGACATGACCGTGCTGGCACTTGCTCTGGACGTCAACGGGACCATTTGGTCGGACGACTACTCGATACAGAACGTCGCTAAGATTATGGGCATAGGTTTCAAGCCCGTCGGGATGAAGGGGATAGAGAAGGTCGTCAAGTGGAATTACAAGTGCATCGGGTGCGGAAAATGGTTCAAAGAGAAGTATCCC encodes:
- a CDS encoding uracil-DNA glycosylase — its product is MRPEPDCRLCGLCEGRTNIVLPDGTYDTGIVFVGEAPGENEDNEGRPFVGRSGKILEGMMKDAGFSRSDVLITNTVKCRPPGNRDPTHEEMQACRPFLESELYDAEVVIGLGKSACRDLMSYEGKMDEIVNIPTTIRVRDRDVKFIPTFHPAATIYNKTSCEELRRTIEMVGGMLR
- a CDS encoding nucleic acid-binding protein; amino-acid sequence: MLVLDSSAFFSMDALPQEDHVCPPGVIRELQKYEDPRLALWGDMVHVSECSQESLAKVEESAKKSGDLGRLSPVDMTVLALALDVNGTIWSDDYSIQNVAKIMGIGFKPVGMKGIEKVVKWNYKCIGCGKWFKEKYPDCPICGSPMKACRKK
- a CDS encoding orotate phosphoribosyltransferase gives rise to the protein MSELTTALRDCGALQFGDFTLASGAKSEYYIDIKKASTNPKVLYMISILMAEKMQDENLRPDRIAGVVLGSVPLAAALSLATGIPYVMVRKEKKDHGTGKLIEGDLNPGDKVLVVEDVVTTAGSSIAAIKTLRENGAVVDTAMSVIDRESGGEENYAEIGVKFLSLVKASEILKEKK
- a CDS encoding CDP-2,3-bis-(O-geranylgeranyl)-sn-glycerol synthase, with amino-acid sequence MDVLEVIGIMFFGIWLFLPAMIPNTTAVFFGKMSKTKIDFGKTWKGKRIFGDGKSWGGFFGGALTGVLLGFLIIGINNLFGVGDDGGYGPYWSNLGVLICLAFGSLLGDLTGAFIKRRLGMERGQKAPILDQYDFVAGAFLITALFFPDWVYANYIEGWHLAALIFILVIMFAVHRITNIVGFKLGLKKEPW
- a CDS encoding HAD-IIA family hydrolase; translation: MRYSGFMIDMDGTVYKGGDLIPGATDFIAALKAKGIPFVFLTNNSSHSRDYYYNKLVRMGFDVSIDNVLTSNIATIRFVLSERPGKRVYVVGAPDVIEEVRSAGINVVEEDPDIVYLTFDRTIDYDKINKAYKALCKGAELIATHPDDVCPTETDYDIDIGPFIRLFEQMCQTTAVVIGKPSRLMLEMAAREMGVDPKGTVMVGDRLYTDIRMGNLAGIATILVLSGETSRGDLEGSDVVPTHVLDSVADIPSLLE